The following is a genomic window from Solanum stenotomum isolate F172 chromosome 4, ASM1918654v1, whole genome shotgun sequence.
TTAACAACTCGAGCGAGCATACAGCAGAGGTCAAAGCAGCATAAGCcatttcttcttccttagaaaTTACATTAAACAAACTATGATCAAACTAGACGTTGGAGCAGCTTTCCTTTAGTTATTCCTAGGAACAACACACAAATGTATTATGCAATCGTAATAACAGGTAACGCAATCTATAGTAATCCTAATCCAGTAACTAGGAAACAAAGTAAACAATAACACACATATTGGCAGTTGTATGAGTTAAAAtccaagaaaatgaaaaattctGAGGTGTTGGAAAAGAAGAATGAGTTTTTCAACTTACATACACTGACAACGAAAACATGCTCACAAGTAATGACTAATGGCCATCTTAAGCATACTTTTGTTGTACTCCAGATCACTTTTGGCTCATCCGAGCTCAGTATCTTTGGCTTAGTTAGATTCTATAcatatttatatgtaaaaaaaaaagttgacttactggtcaatgaagtggtttGAGAACTACGAGATCTCGAGTTCAAATCCCAATAGAGATAAAAACAGTAACGTCATTTCTTCCCATCTATCCTATCCTTGGTCCATATAGTTACCTAGCACATGTTACTGGTGGCAGGGGCGGAGCTAAGTGGGGGTTCGTGGGTTCGGCCAACCCAGTAGCTTTTCAGTAGACCCTATATTtgtactaaaaaattaagtaataacTTGTGAACTCCTAACAAAACTGATTGATAGCTCAATGGTAAGGAAGGGGAAGGAAATTTAGAACCCCCAACCTCCTACTACTGGCTCCGCCTCTGACGGGTGGGAAGTGCCAGATATCCTGTGGAACAGTAGTGTAACTAGAAGCACGATACAGGTTCAATGGAACTCACTGGCTTTTGCTCAAACAATGTATTTGTGTTAAAAATTCATTGATATGGACAAATATTAGATTTAGAACCAACAATTATCACTTGAAGTCATCAATTCCAAAATTTAGAACCCATAAAGCTAAAATATTAGTTCTGTCTCTACTATGGAACATATGCACGCAAACTGTCCTAAACACCACACTTATTTTTACTATAGAAGTACAAATAACATGTTTAGATCTCAATTCCGAACCCATAAAGTTCAAATCATGGATCTTCCTCTGCAGGTAGTAATCCCCTTACTTTATCAGATGATTATCAACAATCTCAAAAATAGTACACATCTAAATTATTACTTGTAATAAGTAATACTATTAAATACAGTGAAAATATTGGAAAATTATTAGCAGAAGTTATTAGAAAAGTCTACCTGATAGGAATGATGCCTtgatataaagaaaaagaatgaagaaggcAAACTTGCAGCAAGATAGACCCTTCAATGCTTCATTTGACAAGTCATTATCAAACAAAATACATTATTGTGACTTTAATTTTGGTAGGTGTTTGATTGaccaataaatattttttttttttaaaaagggggaaatggtcaaatataatttattaaaattaaacaagtagacataCGTGTCTTACACGGCATATTACGTGTAGGACTccacgtaggacacaaaattgtcatgtaggatgaaTTTGTctattgttcaattttatataagtttaagtatctacttgtgcacacccaaagttaaagaTCATAATTACCCGTTGAagtcaagttaagggtcatgtttatgtattatgcttaTTTAGTATAAGagaacttttatttttgttgcttCAACCATTTGGTGTTTGAAATCCACTGTTTCGATCAATTCAACTTTACATTCAAAGAATATTCGCTATAGAGGTTTTAGTGCTCCTTATCAAAAGAGaactttatttccttaattCGTACTTAAAATCTCTGGTTAAGAATGAAAGTAACCTTTACCATTTCAttacaactattttttttggttggtaTTATTAGATAAATTAATGGCATTAGTTTAAGCACTTAGAGACCAATGAACATTTCCTTAATTTCCTCAAAAAAACAGTTACAATTTCCTCCTTTTAAATTCACATTTTCCAACTTTTTAATGACCAAATTAACAAAGAAAATCAATCAAACTCCCTCCCCAACCAAatctttttttaacaaaaaatggaCAGAACAAGAAGATCAATTCTTGTATTATCTGTCCTAATATTCTTGGTTTGTTCTTCTATTCTTGTTCAGGCCCAAACACAAAAGCCCAATGTAAAGGTGGCAGGCCCAGATCCAACAAAAGCCCATGTGGAATCAAGGCCCAAACAAGAAGCAGTAGAAATATACCATGAAAATGATGATGCTGGGGTTGATGCTCTTAATAGAGATTTCTATGAGACTCAACAATTTGGTACAGATTTTGTTGCTGGACATTAATTAAGTGGCGAAATCATCAATTTCATTAAGAATGTCCGagatttaaatatatatacttataattaaaacaaatcTCGAgcaatgttttttcttttatgtacaCAATATAATTGTGATTCCTATAATTGTCTGATAATGGATGTTCAATTTAGATGCGGCATAATAAAATCGGTGGCCTAAAGCAATTTTTAATAGAGAGTGTAATCTTTTATGGtcaatatttataaaagaaaaattaacttataaatttattatagataaaaaaaaatgggctTCATCCTTCATTTACTAAAAATCTTCCGTTTGAGTCTTAGAATAAAAAACTTTAATTGGCCTTGCGTGTCTCAAAATcgaattacataaaaaaaaaagttcattgCGAGAAGTTTTATCAAGCTCCTTGAAATAGTTAACTCTAGGGCAATGATATAGTTTTCTAGTTGATGTTGCATATAAGACTTGATAGAATATGCGAGAACATAATCGATAGAGCATTTTCATTTTCCATGAAAGTCCGTCTCAACAATTGTTGCAAAGGATATAAATATGAATAGATAAAAAAGAAAGGTAACTGTCTTGACAAGGTATGTCACGTATTAAAAAAGAATTGGACAAAAACAATTGATGAAAATCATACCAACCAAACCTGGACACACCTTGATATATATGCGGTTTACCAAGATATATTGATGATAATTAAACTAGATAATGGTGAATAActaaaggactcaaagataaattatttttataaagaaatagATTTATAGAGTTATGCATAAGAAAATTTCACTTTTAAAGTATTTTGAAAGCTTGATAAATTCGAATTCAtgttaaaaaagtaaaatatttttgaactattgaatTTGGTACAAAAATTTTCTTCGGTAATCTTTCTGTTTTAAAATACGCTTGACGTTAACCTATTGATCCTAAAATACCCTTCTTTTTTATGGATATAATTAAAAATCTCATTTATTACATATATAACACAATTTCATTGATGTGTTTTATACTTAACCTAAACTAATTAAATTCCAATTCAAATACGAATCCATCTAATTTTAGGAAATCATACACTTCCTAAAATTAAATCTATCTACTAGTTTTGATATTTGAAGAATTTCGAATCCGAttgtaattctttttaaaagttGTAAGTTGTTGAatataatcaattatgaattaaatttgGTTTGTCCTAATCCGATTTAGTTGATTTAGTGAATAAGATGAGAAATAAAGTTTGAAGCAAATTATTGAACTCCATTTATGAAGCCAAATAATTTCTCATCTCAATTTCAAATTTGGAGAGCTGAAGTTTGTAGAGTTAAAATCATTTATTGtacttaattttaaatttacttatTACTTTGAGAATATATTTAAAGGAAAACTAAAATCACCATTGGAGAATTTAAAAAAGCTTTAAAAACACCAAATCTATGACAATATAAGGTTTTTCCCCTTTAGTTTAATGGGATTTTTAGGTGGGGCGGATATTAGGTGGATTCGAGTTTGTGTTgatatttaattagtttaagttAGTTGcaaaatacaccaaaaaatcATGTCAAgtaataaataagttttttaattatatttttaattctgACCATAAAAAAGAAGGTATTTTAGGATCAATAGGTTAACGTCAAAGACATTTAAGAGCTGACAGGTTAACGAATGATATTTTTGTACCAAATTCGatagtttaaggatattttagtccCCATTTcgtaaaaagaaattaatgtaCTTTAAGAGTAAAACACTTCCTATCAAAGGCCACTAAGAATACGATACTAGTCAACTGCTACAATTTATTTATACTATTGCTCAATCTCAAATTAGTTAAAATCAAGGGAATATGCACAAGTACCCCCTTCAACTATACGTGAAATCTCAATGACACACTTTAACTATACATGAAACCTATTACCTTCctgaattattttaaagtgtaataAACGCACCTTTTCGTACTGAGGTGGCATAGAGAGTGTGTTCACTCTCTTAGAGGCATGTGAGATACggaaaaaatgtattaaaatttgattaatatggGCACATGTTCATTTTTAATTggacatttaattaattagtagagatagttaattaactttaaaacttaaattgatatttttttaaaaattaaatttctttttttctctatgAAATAGAgtcaaattttatcatttttcacaACATATTTAAATTGTCAGAGAgttctttttaagtttttttcattaatttgtataGTATTGAGAGAACttttttctttgtcattttttacTCAAATAAATTACTTGAAATTCgctaatgagaaaaaaattgcatattaaaaatttaatctaGGCAACATATAAAGTGCATAATTtaaattagagttttttttaaaaaaattataaataaataatttaattaccaTCCCCTCCTCAATTATCCATGTCATATCCCTACCCCTgcccctacccctacccccagCCCTCACCCCCTCCCCCCTCTTTAGTTCTCCACAACCTCCATGCCGCTTCAGTTCTCCATCAATAACACCTCCCTCCTTCTCTTCCCTTCTCACTTCAATCAACCTTTATCTTAATCCAAAGTGAATCAGAAAAAAATGATCccaattttgatttcttctcGAATTAGAGTTCAAAATTTAGGTAGTTTCTTCAATGGAGATTCTGAaccatattttatgaaatttatttgaattatttggattgaaagaaaaataaaattgatagtAGATATTGAATCCGGTGGTAGTAAAGGGATAAATTTGGTGGTGGGTTATAATTTTCACGGTGATTGCTATGAGTTTTAATGGTTAAAATAAGTGGATTTAGTGGTTATGGAGTGGGTGTTgataatgaagaagaaggaatcAAATGACATGgaatgttatattttttttttatagatctgATCATTTATTGACGTGGCGCAAATATAATGATGACTTGGAGGCGAGTGTAAAACACCTCCCATCATGTGGGTGGCTATGTAGGTTTTAGGCTGTGTTAAGGGTGTGTTTATTGCACTTGAAAATAATTCAGGGGTAATAGGATTCATGTATAGTTAAGGTGTCGCTGGAATTTTGCGTATAGTTAAagggggtacttgtgcattTTTCCTAAAATCAACTAAATAGATCAGGTAAGAGTAAATGACATAATTTTGTGAACAAGCAAACTCAAGAACCACCTCAACTTGCATTACAAATGAATAGTGCAGAATATATCGTCTAATATGATTCCACGATCCACAATTGTTTCAATCTACTATGTATAAGAATGCGatatacaacacataaaaaATGCCCAAATACAACATACCATAAAGAATGTCTTCATCCTTCTACACAAAACAAATGCATCAATTTTACATATGGTACATGTCCTTCCCTAGGCAATGGAGGTTTCAAGGAAAGACTTGGCAAGCCACAATAATCCTGGATCATTCCTTTTGAGGACCAAATAAGCTTCCGTTCTACCAGTGTTGTCGATAATAGAGTCTTCACTGAATCCAATCACAGACAGGATCTCCATTGCAGCTGCAACCACAGAGGAGGGCAAAGGCAAATGAGTATTAACAGCTAAGGTTGCCCAGCAAGCATGcaaagagaaggagaagaagcaCCCAATGATCAAGAAGCATATAATTTTGACGAGTACGAGTAAATTTCACATCAAAAGATAAACGATACGTGATAATTATGTTGATACAATTCCTTTGTGTTGCATGTTCATGGGATCACCAAATACGTTTTGAACCTCTGCAAATAACATCTATAACGAGTACCACCATGCAAATACTTCACccgaatagaatttcaaaatgatAACAAACCTAGCCTTGGTCAATTAAACCAGCTTGTCTATCAACTTGATCATTGACTTATTTTCTAGAGATCTTTTACCAAAATGTTAGGCTCATGGAAAGACGATGGCAATTCATGCATGCCCTTAAACATAGAATTAGGGCTTGAGTGAAAAAATTATGCTTCAGTAATTAGCGAAGTGGTAAATTGTTCTTGCAAAATTGGAAGCAATCAGCAACATTTGCAAAATTGAAAGCTCAATTTCACAAGTGTGATTTACAAGCGCCACCTGATAAAGAGAAGAAGAGCTTTATTTAAGACGTATCGATTTAAGGAAGGTGGACCAAGGGTATCTCAAATGAAGAGAAAATTTAGCTGTGTTGGATTGGTAACAGCGTTGAAAGCTCTCTGAAGGCAACATGAAAGTAGGGGATGGGGAAAGAGAACTGTTGGGGAAGGAATTTTGCAGAAAGGAGATAAATTGCAATAGATCGAGTAGAAGAACATGTACCTGAATAATTCACCACATCCCTCTGAATTAGAGGATTAGCCTGCAATATCCACCAATCAATTGTGATGAACAAATTAAGATGAAATCTAGACAAAACTAAATCACCTAAGACAATCATAATAAATTGCACACCTTCCGCAGCTTTCTGAATTTCACTTCATCTGGGTGTTCAATTGCATTCCTACAAACAGTTGCATTGCCAACTTAAATCCAAAGCTCATGAATGACAAAAAAAGTCCAAATCTAAATGGCAGATTCATGTTTGACATACCTTGTGATTTTCAATATAGTTTGCACTACCCTAGAGACCTCCAAGGGAGTAGCTTGAGATCTCAACACACCTATTGCTTTCTGCAGTCGACTACAAATGACGGCAACAGGATCTTGTATCCTCTGCAATTCCTGGTCATCTGGATCAGGCTCATCAATCACTATACTAGAGACTCCATCTGGTATTATATCCTTATCATTAGTACATGCCTCTACCAGCTTAATTCCTTCAGGAAAATCATCTTGGTTGGTGTGTGTAAAAGATCCTCTCTCTTCCTCATTTACATGGTACCCCAATGAAACATGGCTATTTTGACCATCTGTTACTTTCTTTTCGATCCCCATAATGAGCTCATCAGGATCAGGTTCCAAAGAAGTAGGAGTTGTTGTATTGTGTTTTTCTGCAGAGCAATCATCCGGGTCAGGTTCTTCACTTAATTTAGCTTCCAAAGGAGGCGGAAGGCTTCTCATCTTATGATCATCAGAATCAAGTTCCATATGAGGCTCATGTTTCATGGGAGAGCCAGTCCCGCAATCATCAGGATCAGGTTCAGATTCTCTTTGATCATCAAATGGGGGGACATCAACACTAACTACTTTCACATCATTCAGTTGCTTTTCCACTAGAGCATCTCCATGATTGGATTGCAGTGAATCACCAGCATTAGATGCCTGATGCATATCAATTGCTTCTGAGGGGTTGGTGGATGCCTGTGCTAAACGGCTGTAGGCAGCAACCACTGAAGATGCTCGAGCATTGAAAACTGAAGTTTGTCCTCCAAGCTTATGTGATAACCCAATTAGATTATCGTTGTCCTCATCGTCTTCATAGTGCTGCAAATTGTGACCACTCACGGTATGACCTCTTGATTTAGTCCAGTCCAACTTAGCAGCTTCTTCATTAAGCTGCAAGAAAGATCTACTCTTAATAACTTCTGCACATTTAACAAGAATATTGCAGAGATAAACAGGACTAATCGAGTTTAGGGGCTCAAAAAGGACCGTCCCAGTCTTTTGATTAAACATTTCTTGAACATCTTGCCACCTCAAGGAAGCAAAGAATGGAAAAAGAGACTAAATAACCTTTTACCTGCTTAAGAAGAGCATAGAAGTTCACATCATGTTCAGAATGTACCATGTGTGACTGAAAATGGAAATAATATAAGTTAGAGGCACATCTGAATTCATCATGAAACTCAAAAGCACGAACTgcgattttcaaatatttttaagttgGACAACAAAGAGTGAGACAGGACCACCCACAAGTTCATGCAAGAGTGTCTTCTTGATGCTATCATACTTCCTGAAACCCTTGAGGTCGTCTGTACGAAGACGTAGTGATATCTCCTCACCGTGATTCTGAATATGATCGATCAACAGAAAATTATCAAGATAATTTTAAATggtaaatgaaaaaattatcatcttagaaaatcaaaaagtaatactccctctgtcccattttatgtggcaccctTTCCCTTTTAGTCCCTCCCAAAAAGAATGTTACCTTACTATAATTagaacaatttaactttaaaatttcccttttacccttaatgaaatgaatcTCAACCAAACAAATATCTAAGGATTtctttagaccacaaatttcaaaagtcttactttttttcttaaacaccGCGCCTAGTCAAAgggtgtcacataaaatgggacaaagggagtagcAAAAGTCGAGCAACTAAGATGATGAAGCATGATAGTCATGGATTCAATATTGAGAACATGATTCTGTTCTGTATCTACTCCTTTGGGGAGAAAGAAAGGGATTGCTCACCTTATTGAAGCCAAGAATGCATTCAGGACTAACACCAACATAGCCTTCTGGTGCCATCTCTGTCATGATACCCACACGCCAGCGATGCTTCAAGAAGTCCAATGAACGATAGTTTACCACAACTGATAGCACACATCAACAAAGTAATCCATATGTAATTAAGCTGAGATATGAAAAATCTTGCCAGGCTTACCTTATTCATGATTGCAACAATTCCTGGATCAGCAGCAAGCTTGTGCATTAGTTTTAAAGCTTTTGAAGCAGGAGGATTCAACTGAAACCAAGTGAAGACTACATAAATTAGTTGTCAAATAAACCTTCCCAGGCCCCAGGCCTCCGGTCTCAAAAGAGGGAATATGTCATTATATTTTTGCAAGTAATCCACATAGGTTAGAAACATTATTTTACTCATTCGTACGACTGCATTTTTAAGCTTCAACTGTAGAGAATGGAAGTGGTTACAGTTTCCCAGAGTTGGCTATACCTCTATCCCAGGAAGGTGGAGTGTCCGAAAATCACAAAAGACATAAGGCCCTTGTGGAAGTTTTTGTGAGCTTTGAAGCCCATTTGAGTTTCTTTGTCTCAATCTCTTTTCCTCTTCATCAAAACCCACAATCCTGAGGTCTGCCTTTGCATTCTGTAGAATGTCATCTACTTCATCTTTGGGCACTCCCAACATCCTAATAGACTTCCCCTGAAACAGAAAAACATCAGGCGATTCCCATCTATGCCAAAAGGAATTGTTTGGAAGGTTCAGCTTAACGAGTCATAGCCAGGTATGCTAAACTAGTTTTTTAGACTAATACAATGATTGGAAATGCATGAATACCTAATACAATATGTGAAAGAAGTAAATAGAAGGTGTATTTCAGAATGCAAGTGCACTCAAACCTTTAAAGCTGCTAAAATGTATTTTTCACGACGTGCCTTCGGCAAAACTAACTTAGGGCTACAACTCCTTCAAGTCAGATTCTGAAGGCAAATCCTAATTCCAAGAGTGGGAAATATTACATGATTTTTACATATTTATCAAGCTAACTCCCTAAAAATAAAGCGTCATGTTGAGATGGTTTAGCAGAACAATCAGCAATAATGtataaaaacaaaagaacaaaCAAACCTGTCAAAACAAAGAGCTAAAGAACAAAATTTCAGAAGCCCTGTCTAGAATCAAGCAGATAGCAAGTCCAACAGCTATTTAGTATATATAATTCATAAACTAGAgcataaactaattaaaaaaaacctcAAGAATGGATGCTGCCTCCAATTTTAGGTAGGAATGCTCTTCAGAGAAAGGATACAAAAGTCTTGAACTTTTATTAGTAGGCACAATGAGGCGCATTGTATCATCTCTAACATTGGTGAGATTCAGCAATTCATCCCCCAGTGATTTGAGAGTAGCAGCTGGATCCATCTCCAGACTGAACTTCTTTCCTCTCCATATAACAGATAATTGACATGTCTCCTGTTGCTGCATGGATTTCTTTATCTAATAATAGAATACAAGTAAGCCATCATCAAACACACAAATTTTAGCCAGTCTCAAATAAGAGAACCACAAGTATCAACCAATTAGTTTTCCTTTTAAACTATATACTCTTTTGATGAATTGCATTCTGAGCCACAAACAGTATTTACAATCCTATCTATATAAGCTTGATGAAGGCTGTGTTTTTTTGGCATGTAAACTAAAATCTAGTCAGCTAAGGATAATCATGAGGAATGAAGGTAAGTTCAACCAAATGCATTTCTAGAAACCTCTCTTAATAATGCTTCAGAATCCAGGTTCCACAAGGAACCTTAGTTCAAGTCACCTGCtgagcttttttttttgttggttgaTAAGTAAAGGTTTCTATTAAACTTGTACCAAGCTGGTACAGAAGAAAATACATGCAATACTACAACACTCCCACCAGTCATACTACATGTCCCCCTAAAAGGTAAAGAAAATCCAAATACCGATCCATCCTACCGAGAGTACTGCTATAACAA
Proteins encoded in this region:
- the LOC125862117 gene encoding uncharacterized protein LOC125862117 isoform X1, with the translated sequence MNLLNSSLLNQIRGSVILEIKKSMQQQETCQLSVIWRGKKFSLEMDPAATLKSLGDELLNLTNVRDDTMRLIVPTNKSSRLLYPFSEEHSYLKLEAASILEGKSIRMLGVPKDEVDDILQNAKADLRIVGFDEEEKRLRQRNSNGLQSSQKLPQGPYVFCDFRTLHLPGIELNPPASKALKLMHKLAADPGIVAIMNKHRWRVGIMTEMAPEGYVGVSPECILGFNKNHGEEISLRLRTDDLKGFRKYDSIKKTLLHELSHMVHSEHDVNFYALLKQLNEEAAKLDWTKSRGHTVSGHNLQHYEDDEDNDNLIGLSHKLGGQTSVFNARASSVVAAYSRLAQASTNPSEAIDMHQASNAGDSLQSNHGDALVEKQLNDVKVVSVDVPPFDDQRESEPDPDDCGTGSPMKHEPHMELDSDDHKMRSLPPPLEAKLSEEPDPDDCSAEKHNTTTPTSLEPDPDELIMGIEKKVTDGQNSHVSLGYHVNEEERGSFTHTNQDDFPEGIKLVEACTNDKDIIPDGVSSIVIDEPDPDDQELQRIQDPVAVICSRLQKAIGVLRSQATPLEVSRVVQTILKITRNAIEHPDEVKFRKLRKANPLIQRDVVNYSAAMEILSVIGFSEDSIIDNTGRTEAYLVLKRNDPGLLWLAKSFLETSIA
- the LOC125862117 gene encoding uncharacterized protein LOC125862117 isoform X2 encodes the protein MQQQETCQLSVIWRGKKFSLEMDPAATLKSLGDELLNLTNVRDDTMRLIVPTNKSSRLLYPFSEEHSYLKLEAASILEGKSIRMLGVPKDEVDDILQNAKADLRIVGFDEEEKRLRQRNSNGLQSSQKLPQGPYVFCDFRTLHLPGIELNPPASKALKLMHKLAADPGIVAIMNKHRWRVGIMTEMAPEGYVGVSPECILGFNKNHGEEISLRLRTDDLKGFRKYDSIKKTLLHELSHMVHSEHDVNFYALLKQLNEEAAKLDWTKSRGHTVSGHNLQHYEDDEDNDNLIGLSHKLGGQTSVFNARASSVVAAYSRLAQASTNPSEAIDMHQASNAGDSLQSNHGDALVEKQLNDVKVVSVDVPPFDDQRESEPDPDDCGTGSPMKHEPHMELDSDDHKMRSLPPPLEAKLSEEPDPDDCSAEKHNTTTPTSLEPDPDELIMGIEKKVTDGQNSHVSLGYHVNEEERGSFTHTNQDDFPEGIKLVEACTNDKDIIPDGVSSIVIDEPDPDDQELQRIQDPVAVICSRLQKAIGVLRSQATPLEVSRVVQTILKITRNAIEHPDEVKFRKLRKANPLIQRDVVNYSAAMEILSVIGFSEDSIIDNTGRTEAYLVLKRNDPGLLWLAKSFLETSIA